From Helicobacteraceae bacterium, a single genomic window includes:
- a CDS encoding MFS transporter: MCAILALRFFGLFLVLPVLAIDAANLKGGAPFLAGLAVGGYALMQMIFQYPFGALSDRLGRKKMIAIGMCVFAVGSAICALADDAIVLIIGRFIQGAGAVSAVITATIGDLTDEENRSKAMAAMGMSIACSFVVALLVGPLAGAKFGVASLFWVSFALVFPALAILAIAPSPPKITPIEPIRGNKIRRVFANRNLRRLNIAMFLHSFVMTASFFMIPMVLTQNEGFELDTLWRVYLPALFCGVLAMGIGTSAGEKLGAVKAVMLIGVAILIATFILIAICPESFVFWVMALFVGLNSLEPLMQSSATKFARADERGSALGVFNACQFCGVFVGGAGAGAIYGGYGLSALAVSLCALCVVWLALIFGVDNPRRTKTIAIELPRALTQEAIEKYRGVVECYRAEKLFVRYDPTIISSKTLLDYLQRETDDN; this comes from the coding sequence TTGTGCGCGATTTTGGCGTTGAGATTTTTCGGACTTTTTCTCGTTTTGCCGGTATTGGCGATCGACGCGGCGAACCTAAAGGGCGGCGCTCCTTTTTTGGCGGGACTCGCGGTCGGAGGCTACGCGCTTATGCAGATGATCTTTCAGTATCCTTTCGGCGCGCTCAGCGATCGGCTAGGGCGCAAGAAGATGATCGCGATCGGAATGTGCGTTTTTGCCGTCGGCTCGGCGATATGCGCGTTAGCCGACGACGCGATAGTTTTGATAATAGGGCGGTTTATTCAGGGCGCAGGCGCGGTTAGCGCCGTTATCACGGCTACGATCGGCGATCTAACCGACGAGGAGAATCGATCCAAAGCGATGGCGGCGATGGGCATGTCGATCGCCTGTAGCTTCGTCGTCGCGTTGCTTGTGGGTCCGCTCGCGGGCGCGAAGTTCGGCGTGGCTTCGCTATTCTGGGTTAGTTTCGCGCTTGTTTTTCCCGCGCTTGCGATTTTGGCGATCGCGCCTAGCCCGCCGAAAATCACGCCGATCGAGCCTATCAGAGGCAATAAGATACGCCGCGTATTTGCCAATCGTAATTTGCGGCGGTTGAATATCGCGATGTTTTTACACAGCTTTGTTATGACCGCCTCGTTTTTTATGATTCCGATGGTTTTGACCCAAAACGAAGGTTTTGAGCTGGACACGCTTTGGCGCGTCTATTTGCCCGCGCTTTTTTGCGGCGTTTTGGCTATGGGAATTGGAACTAGCGCGGGCGAAAAGTTAGGCGCGGTCAAAGCGGTTATGCTAATAGGCGTCGCTATTTTGATCGCGACGTTTATTTTGATTGCGATTTGTCCGGAAAGTTTTGTTTTTTGGGTTATGGCGCTTTTCGTGGGGCTTAACAGCTTAGAGCCGCTAATGCAGTCGAGCGCGACAAAATTCGCGCGCGCGGACGAGCGCGGATCGGCGCTCGGCGTGTTCAACGCCTGTCAATTTTGCGGCGTTTTCGTCGGCGGCGCGGGAGCGGGGGCGATTTACGGGGGCTACGGACTCTCCGCGCTGGCGGTTTCGCTCTGCGCTCTGTGCGTCGTTTGGCTGGCGCTAATTTTTGGCGTGGACAATCCGCGACGAACGAAAACGATCGCGATCGAGCTGCCGCGCGCGCTAACGCAAGAGGCGATTGAAAAATATCGCGGAGTCGTGGAGTGTTATCGCGCCGAAAAACTATTTGTGCGCTATGATCCGACCATAATTTC
- a CDS encoding non-canonical purine NTP pyrophosphatase — MRLILASSNKGKAKEIAALLAPCDVTVYSELIEPIAIDENGADFAQNALIKARAVFAALGDPSALVIADDSGVVAPILGENVPGIHSARYAGLGASDKDNLSKMIDAIKAKGVDRTPAYYEAAIALKSEKGERTASGRLEGAIVVESRGAFGFGYDPIFIPKGFKQTLGELSPDIKASISHRAKAIERIKPFLGF, encoded by the coding sequence ATGCGACTGATTTTAGCCTCCTCAAACAAAGGCAAAGCAAAAGAGATCGCCGCTTTGCTCGCGCCTTGCGACGTAACGGTTTACTCCGAGTTGATCGAGCCGATCGCGATCGACGAAAACGGCGCCGATTTCGCACAAAACGCGCTAATCAAAGCGCGCGCCGTTTTTGCGGCGTTAGGCGATCCTTCGGCGCTCGTTATCGCCGACGATAGCGGCGTCGTCGCGCCGATCTTGGGCGAAAACGTCCCCGGAATACATAGCGCCCGATACGCGGGGCTAGGCGCTAGCGACAAAGACAATCTAAGCAAAATGATCGACGCGATTAAAGCAAAAGGCGTAGATCGAACGCCGGCGTATTACGAAGCCGCGATCGCGCTTAAAAGCGAAAAGGGCGAACGAACGGCGAGCGGCAGGCTTGAAGGCGCGATCGTCGTCGAGTCGCGCGGCGCGTTTGGCTTTGGCTACGATCCGATCTTTATCCCTAAAGGTTTTAAGCAAACGCTTGGCGAGTTAAGCCCCGATATTAAAGCCTCGATAAGCCATCGCGCGAAGGCTATCGAGCGGATTAAACCGTTTCTTGGGTTTTAA
- a CDS encoding TIGR03545 family protein has protein sequence MYDVFIKFMRALNSADRSWQLSLALTLSVFVGLSPVFAPHLIVVCLLAFFLNINIGIFIVGCGIFAAIGYVADPWIESLGYYILTLPSLEGLWTSAYNNPWISLSNFNHTMILGSLAASLIIAIPAFFVFQILAKNYRFILSKIPLLRAMLEEPKPKKPSLFRWLGLIAFTALFGGAAVFCAFFLDAILKNYLESALSEPIGKQVTIDKLQTSFSPLSIAIEGVQIPDRKDNMKNAVAIERVAFNLDMARAFHKKVLIDELAANGVVIGQARLSPSKDLPNPPAREEVKSDAKSAESSEGGSFFNELSKELPDPKTILKNENLLTLTESKKIEARLIEIKTYWNEIAKTKFDKKAFADLEKQYNDLAAKAKKITNEKDLAEVLSAARTLQKALKERKEEYANLIKRFETERDEARNLIKRLAELPKEDYEALRKKYSFDIGGSLNLAEALLGTEIGDYIDQALEWYELARPYIKDALEARSQIKGDPLPKPERGKSRVVTFAEYDPKPNYLIKKATFDLTTKEGNLYLASLTGATDNQKITRAPMEALLKSERVKDFDSLSFNWIRDRYKNNDDRFALKWIGAYQRGFSKGKFFMKSAKMDWSFAGTIKEGRLESKLEALFRETALGVEKPKTELEKLLSDTLEGLNKFSVSVRLWGAPLKPDSSLSSDLDDQLKKRFKVALEKRLKAYEAELKAQIEAIAKKELAKLGAGEADIAAIEKVIKGEASLIVALEERTGKNLSEEGLKKELQKALQEKAKAEQKKLEDSLKQKLRDALKK, from the coding sequence ATGTATGACGTTTTTATAAAGTTTATGCGGGCGCTGAACTCGGCGGATCGCTCTTGGCAACTCTCTTTGGCTTTGACGCTAAGCGTGTTCGTAGGGCTTTCGCCCGTTTTCGCGCCCCATCTGATCGTCGTTTGCTTGCTGGCGTTTTTTCTTAACATAAACATCGGGATTTTTATCGTAGGTTGCGGCATTTTCGCGGCGATCGGCTACGTAGCCGATCCGTGGATCGAGTCTTTGGGCTACTATATTTTGACTCTGCCGAGCTTAGAAGGGCTTTGGACGAGCGCGTATAACAACCCGTGGATAAGCCTCTCAAACTTCAACCATACGATGATCTTAGGCTCGTTAGCCGCTTCGTTGATTATCGCTATTCCCGCATTTTTTGTTTTTCAGATTTTGGCGAAAAACTACCGTTTTATTCTCTCGAAGATCCCGCTGCTTCGCGCTATGCTAGAAGAGCCAAAACCGAAAAAGCCTAGCCTGTTTCGCTGGTTGGGGTTGATCGCTTTTACGGCGTTGTTTGGCGGCGCGGCGGTTTTTTGCGCGTTTTTTCTCGACGCGATCCTAAAAAATTATCTTGAATCGGCGTTAAGCGAACCGATTGGCAAACAGGTTACGATCGACAAGCTACAAACTTCGTTCAGCCCGCTTTCGATCGCGATTGAAGGCGTGCAGATTCCCGATCGCAAGGATAATATGAAAAACGCCGTCGCAATCGAACGCGTCGCGTTTAATCTCGACATGGCGCGCGCCTTTCACAAAAAAGTTTTGATCGACGAGCTTGCGGCAAACGGCGTAGTTATTGGACAAGCGCGCCTTTCTCCCTCCAAAGATCTGCCCAACCCCCCCGCGCGAGAAGAGGTTAAATCGGACGCGAAAAGCGCCGAATCTAGCGAAGGCGGATCGTTTTTTAACGAGCTGTCAAAAGAGCTGCCCGATCCCAAAACGATCTTGAAAAACGAAAATCTTTTAACGCTGACGGAGAGCAAAAAGATCGAAGCGCGCTTAATAGAGATTAAGACGTATTGGAACGAAATCGCGAAAACCAAATTTGACAAAAAGGCGTTTGCCGATCTGGAAAAACAGTATAACGATCTAGCCGCTAAAGCCAAGAAAATCACAAACGAAAAAGATTTAGCCGAAGTATTAAGCGCCGCGCGGACGCTTCAAAAAGCGCTAAAAGAGCGCAAAGAGGAATACGCGAATCTCATTAAACGTTTTGAAACCGAGCGCGACGAGGCGAGAAACCTTATTAAACGTCTCGCGGAGCTGCCAAAAGAGGATTACGAGGCGCTTCGCAAGAAATATAGTTTCGATATAGGCGGCTCGCTTAATCTCGCCGAGGCGTTGCTTGGAACGGAGATTGGCGACTACATCGATCAGGCGCTAGAGTGGTACGAGCTGGCGCGCCCGTATATCAAAGACGCGCTAGAGGCAAGATCGCAGATTAAAGGCGATCCGCTTCCTAAACCCGAACGCGGCAAGAGCCGCGTGGTAACTTTCGCCGAATACGATCCCAAACCGAACTATCTAATCAAAAAGGCTACTTTCGATCTGACGACAAAAGAGGGTAATCTCTATCTAGCGTCGCTAACGGGCGCGACGGACAATCAAAAAATCACCCGCGCGCCTATGGAAGCGCTACTTAAAAGCGAGCGGGTCAAAGATTTTGATTCCCTCTCGTTCAACTGGATTCGCGATCGCTATAAAAATAACGACGATCGTTTCGCGCTTAAGTGGATCGGCGCGTATCAGCGCGGCTTTAGCAAGGGCAAGTTTTTTATGAAGAGCGCCAAGATGGATTGGAGTTTTGCCGGAACGATCAAAGAGGGGAGGCTCGAATCCAAGCTAGAGGCGCTTTTCAGAGAGACCGCGCTCGGCGTTGAAAAACCTAAAACCGAGCTTGAAAAACTGCTGTCCGACACGCTAGAAGGATTAAACAAGTTCAGCGTTTCGGTTAGGCTATGGGGCGCTCCGCTAAAACCCGACAGCTCGCTTTCAAGCGATCTTGACGATCAGCTCAAAAAGCGATTCAAAGTCGCTTTGGAAAAACGGCTTAAAGCCTATGAAGCGGAATTAAAAGCGCAGATCGAGGCTATCGCGAAAAAAGAGCTTGCCAAACTCGGCGCGGGCGAGGCGGATATAGCCGCGATCGAAAAGGTTATTAAGGGCGAAGCGAGCCTAATTGTCGCGCTGGAGGAACGAACGGGCAAAAACCTCTCCGAAGAGGGGCTGAAAAAGGAGTTGCAAAAAGCGTTGCAGGAAAAGGCGAAAGCCGAACAGAAAAAACTTGAGGATTCGCTCAAGCAAAAACTGCGAGACGCGCTTAAAAAGTAG
- a CDS encoding sel1 repeat family protein yields MLVKSAAIFAVFCAAAFASAQSDYEAGAKAEDAGDYQKAARYYEKACDANHAAACNDLGFLYGEGQGVSQDYKRAAALYKKACDKGEYMLACANLGYAYDEGEGVAVDHVKANELYKKACDGDDALGCNNLGYSYEIGEGIGVDLEQARRLYAKACDGDEPLGCYNLGDLYKNGNGVKKDLKKAAQYYEKACDSGEYMLACTSLGYAYDEGEGVRVDHVKANELYKKACDGGEPLGCNNLGYSYEIGEGINVDLAQARRLYAISCDGDEALGCYNLAEVYRNGTGIKKDLKKAAQYYEKACELGDEDACEEVKGLKK; encoded by the coding sequence ATGTTGGTTAAATCGGCGGCGATTTTCGCCGTTTTCTGCGCCGCGGCGTTTGCCAGCGCGCAAAGCGATTACGAAGCGGGGGCGAAAGCCGAAGACGCTGGGGATTATCAAAAGGCGGCGAGGTATTACGAAAAGGCGTGCGACGCAAACCACGCGGCGGCGTGCAACGATTTGGGCTTTTTATACGGCGAAGGACAAGGCGTTTCGCAAGATTATAAACGCGCCGCCGCGCTTTACAAAAAGGCGTGCGATAAGGGCGAATATATGTTAGCCTGCGCCAATCTAGGCTACGCCTACGACGAGGGCGAAGGCGTGGCGGTCGATCACGTAAAGGCAAACGAGCTATATAAAAAGGCGTGCGACGGCGACGACGCGCTTGGTTGCAATAATCTTGGCTACTCCTACGAAATTGGCGAAGGGATCGGAGTCGATCTAGAGCAAGCGCGACGGCTTTACGCAAAGGCGTGCGACGGCGACGAGCCGCTTGGCTGCTATAACCTCGGCGATCTCTACAAAAATGGAAACGGGGTAAAAAAAGATTTGAAAAAAGCGGCGCAATACTATGAAAAAGCGTGCGATAGCGGCGAATATATGTTAGCCTGCACCAGTCTAGGCTACGCCTACGACGAGGGCGAAGGCGTGAGGGTCGATCACGTAAAGGCAAACGAGCTATATAAAAAGGCGTGCGACGGCGGAGAGCCGCTTGGTTGCAATAATCTTGGCTACTCCTACGAAATTGGCGAGGGGATCAATGTCGATCTAGCGCAAGCGCGACGGCTTTACGCAATATCATGCGACGGCGACGAGGCGCTTGGCTGCTATAACCTAGCCGAAGTTTACAGAAATGGAACGGGGATAAAAAAAGATTTGAAAAAAGCGGCGCAATACTATGAAAAAGCGTGCGAATTGGGCGACGAGGACGCGTGCGAGGAGGTCAAAGGTTTAAAGAAGTAA
- the cadA gene encoding cadmium-translocating P-type ATPase, translated as MKRTAAISKMTCASCASRIERALNKLEGVKKASVNLASEKLTIEYENISFEAIKARVEALGFGLSDKRAESDESDKVLRLKLIAAILFAAPLLYLAMAPMTGLKSVSDPLLNAIIQALLTAPIIAVGYRFYLVGFKTLFALSPNMDSLIAIGTSAAFGYSLFNTIRIALGDLHAAHNLYYESAGVIIALILLGRTLEAKSKSQANEALKALLDLAPKTAIAVENGAEVEKPIGEIAIGDALIVKPGGHIPIDGEVIGGRSLVDESMLSGESRPVSKTIGDAVFAGTINQNGFLTFRASATTGETALMRIARMVEEAQGSKAPIARLADKISGVFVPVVCLIAVAASLAQYLAGADFAFALKVFISTLIIACPCALGLATPAAITIATGLASRRGALIKSGEALERLGRVSTIFFDKTGTLTEGKIGASFNGDRSLLPTLAAAEAKSEHPIGKAIAALAKPLCEAERFEAIAGFGVKAVVNGDEVEIGSQNGEITATINGEPVGSFAIADRPKADAKAAIEKLRTYGAEIVMLTGDNAKTAETIAKALGIERYEAALQPQDKAVLIAAAQKRGEIAAFVGDGINDAIALTQADVGVAIGAGTDIAIKSADIVLMRGELIAIAEAIAIGRATIKNIKQNLFWAFCYNAIGVSFACFGALNPMIAALAMSLSSVSVLANALRLKKLKID; from the coding sequence ATGAAAAGAACGGCGGCGATTAGCAAGATGACGTGCGCTAGTTGCGCGTCGCGGATCGAGCGAGCGTTAAACAAACTTGAAGGCGTAAAAAAGGCGAGCGTCAATCTGGCGAGCGAAAAGTTGACGATCGAGTATGAAAATATCTCGTTCGAAGCGATCAAAGCGCGCGTCGAAGCGCTTGGTTTTGGCTTGTCGGATAAGCGCGCGGAGAGCGACGAATCCGACAAAGTTTTGCGCCTCAAACTGATCGCGGCGATCCTTTTCGCCGCGCCGCTTTTATATCTCGCGATGGCGCCGATGACCGGCTTAAAAAGCGTAAGCGATCCGCTGCTTAACGCGATTATTCAGGCGTTATTGACGGCGCCTATTATCGCCGTCGGCTATCGTTTTTATCTTGTCGGCTTCAAAACTCTTTTTGCTCTCTCGCCCAATATGGATAGCCTGATCGCGATCGGAACTTCGGCGGCGTTTGGATACAGCCTATTTAATACGATCCGTATCGCGCTTGGCGATTTGCACGCCGCGCATAATCTCTACTACGAAAGCGCGGGCGTAATTATCGCGCTGATACTGCTTGGCAGAACGTTGGAAGCCAAAAGCAAATCGCAGGCGAACGAGGCGCTTAAAGCGTTGTTGGATCTCGCGCCCAAAACGGCGATCGCCGTTGAAAACGGCGCGGAGGTTGAAAAGCCGATCGGCGAAATAGCGATCGGCGACGCGCTGATTGTAAAACCGGGCGGGCATATCCCAATCGACGGCGAAGTGATCGGCGGGCGGAGCTTAGTTGACGAGTCCATGCTAAGCGGAGAGAGTCGCCCCGTCTCCAAAACGATCGGAGACGCGGTTTTTGCGGGGACGATTAACCAAAACGGTTTTTTAACCTTTCGCGCTTCCGCGACGACGGGAGAAACGGCGCTTATGCGAATAGCGCGAATGGTGGAGGAGGCGCAAGGCTCCAAAGCGCCGATCGCGCGTCTAGCCGACAAAATTAGCGGCGTTTTTGTGCCGGTTGTCTGCCTAATCGCGGTTGCGGCGAGTTTGGCGCAGTATCTCGCAGGCGCGGATTTCGCCTTTGCGCTGAAGGTTTTCATCTCGACGCTAATTATCGCCTGCCCGTGCGCTCTAGGGCTTGCCACGCCCGCCGCGATTACGATCGCGACCGGCTTAGCCTCTAGGCGCGGCGCGTTGATTAAAAGCGGCGAGGCTTTGGAGCGGCTTGGGAGGGTTTCGACGATCTTTTTTGATAAAACGGGAACTCTAACGGAGGGCAAGATCGGCGCTAGTTTTAACGGCGATCGCTCTCTTTTGCCGACGCTCGCCGCCGCCGAAGCCAAAAGCGAACACCCGATCGGCAAAGCGATCGCCGCCTTAGCTAAGCCGCTATGCGAGGCAGAACGTTTCGAGGCTATCGCCGGCTTTGGCGTAAAGGCGGTCGTAAACGGCGACGAAGTGGAAATCGGCTCGCAAAACGGGGAGATAACGGCTACGATCAACGGAGAACCGGTCGGAAGTTTCGCTATAGCCGATCGTCCAAAAGCGGACGCTAAGGCGGCTATCGAAAAGTTAAGAACTTACGGCGCAGAGATCGTTATGCTTACGGGCGATAATGCCAAAACCGCCGAAACGATCGCTAAAGCGCTAGGAATCGAACGCTACGAAGCCGCTTTGCAGCCGCAAGACAAGGCGGTTTTGATCGCCGCCGCGCAAAAACGAGGCGAGATAGCGGCGTTTGTCGGCGACGGGATCAACGACGCGATCGCCTTGACGCAAGCGGACGTAGGGGTTGCGATCGGCGCGGGAACGGATATAGCGATAAAAAGCGCGGACATAGTGTTAATGCGCGGCGAATTGATAGCGATAGCCGAAGCGATAGCGATCGGTCGCGCTACGATAAAAAATATCAAACAAAACCTATTTTGGGCGTTTTGCTATAACGCGATCGGCGTTTCATTCGCCTGCTTTGGCGCGCTAAACCCTATGATCGCGGCGCTAGCTATGAGCTTAAGCTCCGTTTCGGTTTTGGCGAACGCCTTGCGTCTTAAAAAGCTCAAAATCGATTAG
- a CDS encoding ATP-dependent helicase, with protein MPLSRLNEEQLAAAKAPLGYNLIIAGAGVGKTSAIVGRIAYLLNAGVAPEEILLLTFTNKAAGEMIARIAKAFDQKTADSVMAGTFHSVSYKWLKKIGKHILLKRPSDLKTLFKTVYDKYAFRSFGAQNVLSCSALFDYKNLFENRGEEDFGDYLASKNPAHKANAELYRQMSDEFDALKEELGFAGFNDLLIQMRRALLEGAKNPYREALVDEYQDTNPLQNAVLEAINPPSLFCVGDYDQSIYAFNGADISIISDFEKRYKNAKIWTLTKNYRSTPLILSLANRVIARNRRVYEKTLQPIKAHVGSAPRLLMYDELYEQYRAIAAKIAASGRDKNAIAVLFRNNSSADGIEAALRELGLSCKRRGGASFFESREIKAALDLMELAINPRDLLAFVHIMEYASGYGANGARELYDASLELGEGDFLRGFLKPKSLNKPLFAAKEAGLFGLEAPKRKTNGESLPRGFENHPLLAHPRLNGESAKFLGAFWELLGALQSTPSPKKRLEKIIASTLFDAIANRLAKQRATKNGALNEALLESAKERIYEKARTLKELSDRYQTSERFINAMALGSSEMSEGGGVNLLSVHAAKGLEFDEVFVIDLMDGRFPNRKLMSQGGAIEEERRLFYVAVTRAKESLFLSFAARDAYKKIDYAPSQFLYEADLVTLTANRR; from the coding sequence ATGCCGCTTTCGCGATTAAACGAAGAGCAACTCGCCGCCGCGAAAGCGCCGCTTGGATACAACCTGATTATCGCCGGCGCGGGAGTGGGCAAAACCAGCGCGATCGTAGGGCGGATCGCTTATCTGCTTAACGCGGGCGTCGCGCCCGAAGAGATATTGTTGCTAACCTTCACCAACAAAGCGGCGGGCGAGATGATCGCGAGAATCGCCAAAGCGTTCGACCAAAAAACCGCCGATAGCGTAATGGCGGGAACTTTTCACTCCGTTAGCTATAAGTGGCTTAAAAAAATCGGCAAGCATATACTGCTAAAACGTCCTTCGGACCTTAAAACGCTGTTCAAAACCGTTTACGATAAATACGCTTTTAGATCGTTCGGCGCGCAAAACGTATTGAGCTGTTCCGCGCTATTTGATTACAAAAATTTGTTTGAAAATCGCGGCGAGGAGGATTTTGGCGACTATTTGGCGTCGAAAAATCCCGCGCACAAGGCAAACGCCGAGCTGTATCGGCAAATGTCCGACGAGTTTGACGCGCTAAAAGAAGAGCTGGGATTCGCGGGATTTAACGATCTGCTTATTCAAATGCGCCGCGCGTTGCTAGAGGGCGCGAAAAATCCCTATCGCGAAGCGTTGGTGGATGAATATCAAGACACTAACCCGCTGCAAAACGCCGTTTTAGAAGCGATAAACCCGCCGTCGCTTTTTTGCGTGGGCGATTACGATCAGAGCATCTACGCCTTTAACGGCGCGGACATAAGCATCATCTCCGATTTTGAAAAGCGCTATAAAAACGCGAAAATCTGGACGCTGACGAAAAACTACCGATCAACGCCGTTGATTCTGAGCTTAGCAAACCGCGTGATCGCGCGCAATAGGCGGGTTTATGAAAAGACGTTGCAGCCGATCAAAGCGCATGTCGGCTCCGCGCCCCGTCTGCTAATGTATGACGAGCTTTACGAGCAGTATCGCGCGATCGCCGCCAAGATCGCGGCGTCCGGTCGCGACAAAAACGCGATCGCCGTCCTTTTCCGCAACAACTCTAGCGCCGACGGAATCGAAGCGGCGTTAAGAGAGCTTGGCTTATCTTGCAAACGCAGGGGCGGCGCTAGCTTTTTTGAATCGCGCGAGATCAAAGCCGCGCTGGATCTGATGGAACTTGCGATCAACCCGCGCGATCTGCTCGCTTTCGTCCATATCATGGAATACGCTTCCGGCTACGGCGCTAACGGCGCGAGGGAGCTATACGACGCGAGTTTGGAGCTTGGCGAAGGCGATTTTTTGCGCGGTTTTCTCAAGCCAAAATCGCTTAACAAGCCGCTTTTTGCCGCGAAAGAGGCGGGACTGTTCGGGCTTGAAGCGCCGAAGCGCAAAACAAACGGCGAAAGTTTGCCGCGCGGTTTTGAAAACCACCCGCTTTTGGCGCACCCGCGTCTTAACGGCGAAAGCGCTAAGTTTTTGGGCGCCTTTTGGGAGCTGTTAGGAGCTTTGCAATCGACGCCAAGCCCAAAAAAACGGCTGGAAAAAATTATCGCCTCGACGCTGTTCGACGCGATTGCAAACCGCTTAGCCAAACAACGCGCCACCAAAAACGGCGCGCTTAACGAGGCGCTTTTAGAAAGCGCCAAAGAGCGGATTTACGAGAAGGCGCGGACGTTAAAAGAGCTGTCCGATCGTTATCAGACAAGCGAGCGGTTTATCAACGCTATGGCGCTTGGCTCAAGCGAGATGAGCGAAGGCGGCGGCGTTAATCTCTTAAGCGTTCATGCCGCCAAAGGGCTGGAGTTTGACGAGGTTTTTGTGATTGATCTTATGGACGGACGGTTTCCAAATCGCAAGCTGATGAGTCAAGGCGGCGCGATAGAAGAAGAGCGCAGGCTATTTTACGTAGCGGTTACCCGCGCGAAAGAGAGTCTTTTTCTATCTTTCGCCGCAAGAGACGCCTACAAAAAAATCGACTACGCGCCAAGCCAATTTTTATACGAAGCCGACCTCGTCACACTAACGGCTAATCGGCGCTAA